Proteins encoded together in one Pantoea sp. CCBC3-3-1 window:
- the rraB gene encoding ribonuclease E inhibitor RraB — protein sequence MANEALLEEQREETRLIIEELLDDGSDPDALYTIEHHLSCDSFDALEKAAVEAFKLGYEVTEPEELDLEDGTKVMCCDILSEAALNAELIDVQVEQLVDLAAKFNVDYDGWGTYFEDPDAEDEDEEGDFTDEEDDGTRH from the coding sequence ATGGCAAATGAAGCATTGCTGGAAGAGCAGCGTGAAGAAACACGACTGATTATTGAAGAGCTGTTAGACGACGGCAGCGACCCGGATGCGCTCTATACCATCGAACACCACCTCTCCTGCGACAGCTTCGACGCGCTGGAAAAGGCGGCGGTAGAAGCGTTTAAACTGGGTTACGAAGTCACCGAGCCGGAAGAGCTGGATCTCGAAGACGGCACAAAAGTGATGTGCTGCGACATTCTGAGTGAGGCAGCGCTGAATGCTGAATTAATCGATGTTCAGGTAGAGCAGCTGGTCGATCTGGCCGCCAAATTCAACGTTGATTACGATGGCTGGGGCACCTATTTTGAAGATCCTGACGCTGAGGATGAAGACGAAGAGGGTGACTTTACCGATGAAGAAGATGACGGTACCCGTCACTAA
- the argF gene encoding ornithine carbamoyltransferase gives MSHLFQRHFLRLLDFTPAEITALLALAANLKTDKKNGEEVQHLKAKNIALIFEKDSTRTRCSFEVAAYDQGANVTYLGPSGSQIGHKESMKDTARVLGRMYHAIQYRGHGQELVEALAEHAGVPVWNGLTNEFHPTQLLADLLTMQEHLPEKAFSEMTFAYVGDAHNNMGNTMMEAAALVGLDLRLVAPKGCWPDEALVAECRQAAEKTGGKITLTEDIAEGVHGADFIYTDVWVSMGEPKEVWQERIALLRPYQVNSAMLELTGNPQVKFLHCLPAFHDDQTTLGQQMAEQYDLHGGMEVTDDVFESAHSVVFDQAENRLHTIKAVMVATLAKLP, from the coding sequence ATGAGTCACTTATTTCAACGCCATTTTCTCAGGCTGCTGGATTTTACCCCGGCTGAAATCACCGCACTGCTGGCGCTGGCCGCCAATCTCAAGACCGATAAGAAAAATGGCGAAGAAGTTCAGCACCTGAAAGCCAAAAATATTGCGCTCATCTTCGAAAAAGACTCGACCCGTACACGATGCTCTTTCGAAGTTGCCGCTTACGATCAGGGCGCTAATGTCACTTACCTCGGCCCAAGCGGCAGCCAGATTGGCCATAAAGAATCGATGAAGGATACGGCTCGCGTATTGGGCCGGATGTACCACGCTATTCAGTATCGCGGCCACGGTCAGGAGCTGGTCGAAGCACTGGCTGAACATGCTGGCGTACCGGTGTGGAATGGCCTGACTAACGAGTTTCATCCCACGCAGCTGCTGGCCGATTTATTGACCATGCAGGAACATCTGCCGGAAAAAGCCTTTAGCGAGATGACGTTCGCCTACGTTGGCGATGCGCATAACAATATGGGCAATACGATGATGGAAGCGGCTGCACTGGTTGGTCTGGATCTGCGTCTGGTGGCACCAAAAGGCTGCTGGCCAGACGAGGCGCTGGTGGCGGAATGTCGTCAGGCAGCGGAGAAAACCGGCGGCAAAATTACGCTGACGGAAGATATTGCCGAAGGTGTTCACGGGGCCGATTTTATCTATACCGATGTGTGGGTCTCGATGGGTGAGCCAAAAGAAGTCTGGCAGGAACGTATCGCCCTGTTACGCCCTTATCAGGTCAACAGCGCGATGCTTGAGCTGACGGGCAATCCGCAGGTTAAATTCCTGCACTGCCTGCCCGCTTTCCATGACGATCAGACCACGCTGGGCCAGCAGATGGCGGAGCAGTACGATCTGCACGGCGGCATGGAAGTGACCGATGACGTGTTTGAGTCCGCGCACAGCGTGGTGTTCGATCAGGCAGAAAATCGCCTGCATACTATCAAAGCGGTAATGGTGGCGACGCTGGCTAAGCTGCCATAA
- the pyrB gene encoding aspartate carbamoyltransferase — MANPLYHKHIISINDLSRDELELVLRTAASLKATPQPELLKHNVIASCFFEASTRTRLSFETAMHRLGASVVGFADGSNTSLGKKGETLADTISVIGTYVDAIVMRHPQEGAARLATEFSNGVPILNAGDGANQHPTQTLLDLFTIQETQGRLDNLNIAMVGDLKYGRTVHSLTQALAKFNGNRFLFIAPDALAMPAYITDVLDEKGIAWSRHDSIEEVVPQVDILYMTRVQKERLDPSEYANVKAQFVLRAADLAGARDNMKVLHPLPRIDEITTDVDKTPYAWYFQQAGNGIYARQALLALVLNSELAL; from the coding sequence ATGGCTAACCCGCTATATCACAAACACATTATCTCAATTAACGATCTCAGCCGCGATGAGCTGGAACTGGTGCTGCGTACCGCAGCCAGCCTGAAAGCGACGCCGCAGCCGGAATTGCTGAAGCATAACGTTATCGCCAGCTGCTTCTTTGAGGCTTCCACGCGTACCCGCCTGTCGTTTGAGACGGCCATGCATCGCCTTGGCGCTTCCGTCGTGGGCTTTGCCGACGGCAGTAATACTTCACTGGGGAAAAAGGGTGAAACCCTTGCTGATACCATCTCAGTGATTGGTACCTACGTGGACGCGATTGTTATGCGTCATCCGCAAGAGGGTGCCGCCCGCCTGGCCACCGAGTTTTCCAACGGCGTACCCATTCTGAATGCCGGCGATGGTGCCAACCAGCATCCAACACAAACCTTGCTGGATCTGTTCACCATTCAGGAAACACAGGGCCGTCTCGATAACCTGAATATCGCCATGGTCGGCGATTTGAAATATGGCCGCACCGTGCATTCGCTCACCCAGGCACTGGCGAAATTTAACGGCAACCGCTTTTTGTTTATCGCGCCCGATGCGCTGGCGATGCCAGCCTATATTACCGACGTGCTTGACGAGAAAGGCATCGCCTGGAGCCGCCACGACAGCATCGAAGAAGTGGTGCCGCAGGTCGATATTCTCTATATGACGCGGGTGCAGAAAGAGCGTCTCGACCCCTCTGAATACGCCAATGTCAAAGCGCAGTTTGTCCTGCGTGCTGCCGATCTGGCTGGCGCTCGCGACAATATGAAAGTGCTGCATCCGCTGCCGCGTATTGATGAGATCACCACCGACGTGGATAAAACACCTTACGCCTGGTATTTCCAACAGGCGGGTAACGGTATTTATGCTCGCCAGGCGCTTCTGGCGCTGGTATTAAACAGCGAACTGGCTCTGTAA